The Naumovozyma castellii chromosome 4, complete genome genome contains a region encoding:
- the PSO2 gene encoding DNA cross-link repair protein PSO2 (ancestral locus Anc_2.394) yields MSKRPRSIVHLKRTDVKWSSSAKIHMNNKKNGSKKQRKLFEFDIPTASQLAVKNRSKISITRENSTTIDLTPSYPILIEDDENDVKQLFVETDEEQEDDEEVIEIDDDSKNQDISIIEIDEQETEIIETDQTLATSPIRHHQSFPCPICNKDLSNLELYQREAHAETCLESLPVEKVHKLKQKKKKSQKPRLLKERPPLPSIKIISFPTSNHELVVDGFNYSSKPTISQYFLSHFHSDHTIGLVKSWNQGTIFCSPETSLLLQWRYDFAPEMIKELHIAQREWITDTISVISYDAFHCPGSLIFVFEEWDSQSMNTLNKRVLHTGDFRCNNQVLSNVMSLGHYDQVYLDTTYLDSWYRFPRQDSVVETTGQFAKDVMEIGLKKLFGDDQKSIFSFMKSQNKKRSRPQSSVLFLIGSYSLGKEKIGLEIQSHLPLGTYNKIFMNGNAVRGKLFAQDERFTSDREDMSQCNIHIVSLSVLQCKETVEDYLKSFPDQCGFDDVVGFVPTGWTFSNRYKGKQTFENMNDRVEFVRGIIEGGKREDDEMSIDWITKQYKKYERFQIFKIPYSEHSSFKELCSFGSQVDCDEILATVNLNNLEQLNEMRNWFKSWEIIRKSKFN; encoded by the coding sequence ATGTCCAAGAGACCGCGTTCTATAGtacatttgaaaagaacAGATGTGAAATGGTCTTCTTCCGCTAAGATTCACATGAAcaataagaaaaatggttcgaagaaacaaagaaaattattcgAATTTGATATACCTACCGCATCTCAACTTGCTGTGAAGAATAGatcaaaaatttccatTACTAGGGAAAATTCAACCACTATAGACCTTACTCCCAGCTATCCCATCcttattgaagatgatgagaaTGATGTTAAGCAATTATTTGTGGAAACTGATGAAGAGCAggaggatgatgaagaagtaaTAGAAATAGATGACGATTCGAAAAATCAAGATATTAGTATAATTGAAATAGATGAACAGGAAACggaaattattgaaacagATCAAACACTTGCTACGTCGCCAATACGGCATCACCAAAGTTTCCCATGCCCCATATGTAATAAAGACCTATCgaatttggaattataCCAAAGAGAAGCCCATGCAGAGACGTGTCTAGAATCATTACCTGTGGAAAAGGTACATAAGCtgaaacaaaagaagaagaaaagtcAGAAACCAAGACTACTAAAGGAACGACCTCCCTTGCCCTCCATTAAGATTATAAGTTTCCCCACTTCCAACCATGAACTTGTCGTTGATGGATTCAATTACAGTTCCAAACCAACAATCTCACAATACTTCCTATCTCATTTCCATTCAGATCATACCATTGGTCTTGTCAAATCATGGAATCAAGGTACCATTTTCTGTTCACCGGAAACATCTCTGCTATTACAATGGAGATATGATTTTGCACCTGAAATGATTAAAGAATTACACATTGCACAGAGGGAATGGATCACTGATACAATTTCAGTGATATCATACGATGCATTCCATTGTCCCGGttcattaatttttgtttttgaagaatGGGATTCTCAATCAATGAATACATTAAACAAGAGAGTATTACATACGGGTGATTTCAGATGTAATAATCAAGTGTTGAGTAACGTAATGTCATTGGGTCATTACGATCAAGTTTATTTGGATACGACGTATTTGGATTCATGGTATAGGTTCCCTCGACAGGATTCTGTGGTGGAAACCACTGGACAATTTGCTAAAGATGTCATGGAGATTggattgaagaaattatttggTGATGATCaaaaatccattttttcctttatgAAAAgccaaaataaaaagaggTCAAGACCACAAAGTAGTGTATTATTTCTTATTGGTTCATACTCTTTGGGGAAGGAGAAAATTGGCTTGGAAATTCAAAGTCATTTACCCCTGGGCACATACAACAAGATATTCATGAATGGTAATGCGGTAAGAGGTAAATTATTTGCTCAAGATGAAAGATTCACATCTGACCGTGAAGATATGTCGCAATGTAATATTCATATTGTATCACTTTCCGTATTGCAATGTAAGGAAACCGTtgaagattatttgaaaagtttcCCCGATCAATGTGgatttgatgatgttgtCGGGTTTGTCCCCACTGGGTGGACTTTCAGTAATAGGTATAAAGGTAAACAAACTTTTGAGAATATGAATGATCGAGTAGAGTTTGTCAGAGGTATTATTGAGGGCGGCAAGAgggaagatgatgaaatgtCGATAGATTGGATTACGAAACAGTATAAGAAATATGAAAggtttcaaatatttaagaTCCCGTATTCGGAGCATAGTAGTTTTAAAGAATTGTGTTCATTTGGTAGTCAAGTGGATTGTGATGAAATCTTGGCTACtgtaaatttgaataatttggaacaattgaatgagATGCGGAATTGGTTTAAATCGTGGGAAATAATTagaaaatccaaatttaattaa
- the NCAS0D01220 gene encoding NAD(P)-dependent alcohol dehydrogenase, translating to MSEENLFHGIAVQDYNDWKNPKKIQFKAKTFNDHDIQIKVECCGVCGSDIHAASGHWGNIPTPLVVGHEIVGRVVKVGDRCDNGLKVGDRVGVGAQVFSCLECNRCKTDNESYCPKWVATYGGEYPDGYISKGGYADFVRVHEHFVVPIPENIPSEYAAPLLCGGLTVFSPLLRNGCGPGKKVGIVGIGGIGHQGVIFANAMGAEVYAISRTSKKKDDAFKLGAHHFIATKEEPDWGTKYYDTFDLIVVCANSLTDIDFDVVPHTMKIGGRIVSISIPEMSQVLKLKPFGLKGVSISNSHLGSIKELKTLLKLVSEKNLRIWIETIPIGEKGVHEAFDRMDKGDVRYRFTMVDYDKEFSQNQ from the coding sequence ATGtcagaagaaaatttatttcatGGTATAGCAGTACAAGACTACAATGATTGGAAAAATCCCAAAAAGATCCAATTCAAAGCAAAAACTTTCAATGACCACgatattcaaatcaaagTAGAGTGTTGTGGTGTGTGTGGGTCAGATATTCATGCAGCCTCAGGTCATTGGGGTAACATTCCCACGCCATTGGTGGTAGGTCATGAAATTGTCGGAAGAGTCGTCAAGGTTGGGGACCGCTGTGATAATGGCTTAAAGGTTGGTGATCGTGTTGGTGTCGGTGCTCAGGTATTCTCTTGTTTGGAATGTAATCGTTGTAAGACTGATAATGAGTCTTATTGTCCAAAATGGGTTGCAACTTATGGTGGTGAATATCCTGATGGTTATATTTCTAAAGGTGGGTATGCCGATTTTGTAAGAGTTCATGAACATTTCGTAGTACCTATTCCAGAAAACATTCCCTCTGAATATGCAGCTCCTTTGCTTTGTGGGGGGTTAACAGTATTTTCACCTTTGTTAAGAAATGGTTGTGGTCCAGGTAAGAAAGTTGGGATCGTTGGTATTGGTGGTATTGGTCATCAAGGTGTGATCTTTGCAAATGCTATGGGTGCTGAAGTATATGCCATTTCCCGTACTTCtaaaaagaaagatgatGCTTTCAAATTGGGAGCTCACCATTTCATTGCCACTAAGGAAGAGCCAGATTGGGGGACCAAATATTATGATACTTTTGATTTGATTGTTGTTTGTGCAAACTCACTAACTGACATTGATTTTGATGTTGTTCCACACACTATGAAAATTGGTGGAAGGATTGTTTCTATCTCCATTCCTGAAATGAGCCAagtattgaaattgaagccATTTGGCTTGAAGGGAGTTTCCATTTCTAATAGTCATTTAGGTAGTATCaaggaattgaaaactTTACTAAAGTTGGTATCTGAAAAGAACTTAAGAATTTGGATTGAAACTATCCCAATTGGTGAAAAGGGTGTTCATGAAGCTTTTGATAGAATGGACAAGGGTGACGTCAGGTACAGATTTACCATGGTGGATTATGACAAAGAGTTTAGCCAAAACCAATAA
- the NCAS0D01260 gene encoding GATA-type transcription factor (ancestral locus Anc_2.395), with protein MPTVHFPAYALTGGPNMNGTGGSAKPGVASGACPMNTANYYAAQTQPRVVPKLPNTQTYLNPSAEQNNYTYQNTFPYSDTLNNRYCYYYAAIQPPVQNHNQYIPAPPPPSRSNVSSFQPSNNIITEPSSLPVSPRTRKFPRTPETSPVNGTTDLQYKNLPPESANHPILSPISYSNFKNHNDNIPLPSIHNLFGQVPMNYTSPNDWSTPTFDTSRVAMASHVPSSTLVKLPGFNSILKHGKKHNITKPPTKQKSRSYNRLVRSFNSDVTMCTHCKEIDTPEWRRGPDGCRTLCNACGIFYRKLLGRFSKEEANLKMQTQKLINPHDRRIRN; from the coding sequence ATGCCTACCGTTCACTTCCCTGCTTATGCTCTCACCGGTGGTCCCAACATGAACGGGACAGGTGGTAGTGCTAAACCCGGTGTTGCTAGCGGCGCATGCCCCATGAATACCGCAAACTACTATGCTGCCCAGACCCAACCAAGAGTGGTGCCCAAGCTGCCCAATACTCAAACTTATCTCAATCCTTCTGCAGAACAAAATAACTACACTTATCAAAACACATTCCCTTATAGCGACACGTTGAACAATCGTTACTGCTATTATTACGCCGCCATTCAACCACCAGTGCAAAATCATAACCAGTACATTCCGGCCCCGCCACCACCTTCGAGGTCCAATGTCTCGTCTTTCCAACCAAGtaacaatattattacagAACCTTCGTCCTTACCGGTTTCaccaagaacaagaaagtTTCCAAGGACCCCGGAAACATCACCGGTAAATGGAACCACGGATTTACAATACAAAAATTTACCACCAGAATCCGCCAATCATCCTATACTTTCACCAATTTCTTActcaaatttcaaaaaccataatgataatattccaTTGCCCTCCATTCATAATTTATTTGGACAGGTCCCAATGAATTATACTTCCCCTAATGATTGGTCAACTCCGACATTTGATACGTCAAGAGTCGCAATGGCCTCTCACGTTCCTAGCAGCACATTGGTGAAACTGCCCGGattcaattcaatcttAAAACATGGTAAAAAGCATAATATTACCAAACCCCCTACAAAGCAAAAGTCAAGAAGTTACAATCGCCTAGTTAGATCATTTAATTCAGATGTTACAATGTGTACACATTGCAAAGAGATAGACACTCCAGAATGGAGACGCGGTCCCGATGGATGCAGAACCTTATGTAATGCATGTGGAATATTTTACAGGAAACTTTTGGGtagattttcaaaagaggaagcaaatttaaagatgCAAACACAAAAATTAATCAATCCACATGATCGAAGAATACGAAACTGA
- the CIN4 gene encoding Arf family GTPase CIN4 (ancestral locus Anc_2.393), whose translation MGLLTIIKKQKRKDKELKCLILGLDNSGKSTLVNKLLPEEERSQVEITPTIGFQIVNFNHGGYTISMWDIGGQTTLRPFWDNYFDKMEALVWCVDVSAPSRFQESLRELSQLLNLDRTVESGETLPFKLIVVLNKIDLVDWNSVEGQLDSLLSTHLEGIEYVSLAVSALNGQGTMELATLLLP comes from the coding sequence ATGGGACTACTCACGATTATCAAGAAACAGAAACGCAAGgataaagaattgaaatgCCTAATCTTGGGACTAGACAACTCAGGAAAGTCCACTTTAGTCAACAAACTTTTAcctgaagaggaaagatCGCAGGTGGAAATCACTCCCACTATAGGGTTCCAGATCGTTAATTTCAATCATGGAGGGTACACGATCTCCATGTGGGACATCGGTGGGCAAACTACGTTGAGACCATTTTGGGATAATTATTTCGACAAGATGGAAGCACTTGTTTGGTGTGTGGACGTGAGTGCACCTTCCCGGTTCCAGGAATCGTTACGGGAGTTGTCTCAATTGCTCAATTTGGACCGGACTGTGGAATCTGGGGAGACTCTACCTTTCAAGCTCATTGTGGTGCTGAACAAGATAGATCTGGTTGACTGGAACAGTGTAGAGGGCCAGTTAGACTCACTATTAAGTACTCATCTCGAGGGCATCGAGTATGTGTCGTTAGCAGTGTCTGCTTTGAATGGTCAGGGCACTATGGAGTTGGCAACCCTACTCTTGCCCTAG
- the SVP26 gene encoding Svp26p (ancestral locus Anc_5.57): MILQIISILGTIFGFLFLTLSIASGLYYISEVVEEHTEPTKRFLTRAIYTIVIIQTLLILLDKFPFKLSLFSIASHVLYYQNLKKFPMISLTGPTFIGSCVAVVLNHYLWFKYFNNHEIPPQFRFDPNYVPMRRANFSEVASFFAICIWFIPFALFVSLSASDYILPTANEIENKKQDVAMGDALNEGPKLRRRTIGLARMVINKIRQQIYSVARVFGYEIDPAYGTLA, translated from the coding sequence ATGATTCTTCAGATAATATCCATCCTCGGTACCATCTTTGGGTTCCTGTTTCTTACCCTTTCCATTGCGTCCGGATTATACTACATTAGTgaagttgttgaagaacACACGGAACCTACGAAACGATTCCTTACCAGGGCCATTTACACGATTGTTATCATCCAAACGCTCTTAATACTTCTGGACAAGTTCCCCTTCAAATTGTCATTGTTTTCCATTGCGTCGCATGTGCTATACTACCAAaacttgaagaaattccCCATGATTTCACTAACAGGCCCCACTTTCATTGGCAGTTGTGTTGCCGTGGTCTTGAACCATTACTTATggtttaaatatttcaacaatCATGAAATTCCACCACAATTCAGGTTTGACCCGAACTATGTTCCGATGAGACGTGCTAATTTTTCCGAGGTGGCCTCCTTTTTCGCCATTTGCATCTGGTTCATCCCGTTTGCCCTCTTCGTTTCGCTATCCGCGAGCGATTACATCCTGCCCACTGCGAACGAGATTGAGAACAAGAAGCAAGATGTAGCCATGGGCGACGCCCTGAACGAGGGCCCCAAGCtgagaagaagaaccaTCGGGTTGGCGAGGATGGTTATCAACAAGATCCGCCAACAGATCTATTCCGTGGCGAGGGTGTTCGGGTACGAGATCGACCCTGCCTATGGGACGTTAGCCTAG
- the OYE2 gene encoding NADPH dehydrogenase (ancestral locus Anc_5.58) translates to MPFVKDFTPVALGDTNLFKPIKIGNNQLQHRVVLPPLTRMRATHPGNVPNKDWAVEYYNQRSQRPGTLLITEGAFICAQAGGYDNAPGIWSDEQVEQWKKIFAKIHENKSFVWVQLWALGRQSYADTLARDGLRYDSASDNVYMDAEQEERAKKANNPQHGLTKEEIKEYIKCYVHAAKNSIAAGADGVEIHSANGYLLNQFLDPISNKRTDEYGGSIENRARFTLEVVDALVDAIGEDKVGVRLSPYGTFGTMSGGADPTLLAQYAYVLGELEKRAKAGKRLAFVHLVEPRVTNPFLTEGQGEYNDGTNDFAYSIWKGAIIRAGNLALHPESVKQMVADDRTLIGYGRFFIANPDIVDRLEKGQQFNKYDRDTFYAMTAHGYTDYPTYDEAIKLGWDKQ, encoded by the coding sequence ATGCCTTTCGTCAAAGATTTTACTCCGGTTGCCCTAGGTGACACCAATTTATTCAAGCCAATTAAGATTGGTAACAACCAATTACAACATCGTGTTGTTCTTCCACCATTGACCAGAATGAGAGCCACTCACCCTGGTAATGTTCCAAACAAGGACTGGGCTGTTGAATACTACAACCAACGTTCTCAAAGACCAGGTACTTTGCTTATCACTGAAGGTGCCTTCATCTGTGCTCAAGCCGGTGGTTACGATAATGCCCCAGGTATCTGGTCCGATGAACAAGTGGAACAATGGAAGAAGATCTTTGCCAAGATCCACGAAAACAAATCTTTTGTTTGGGTTCAATTATGGGCTCTAGGTAGACAATCCTATGCTGATACTTTAGCTCGTGACGGTTTACGTTATGACTCTGCCTCTGACAACGTTTACATGGATGctgaacaagaagaaagagcCAAGAAGGCTAACAACCCTCAACACGGTTTAACCAAGGAAGAAATTAAGGAATACATTAAGTGTTATGTTCATGCTGCTAAGAACTCTATTGCTGCTGGTGCCGATGGTGTGGAAATTCACAGTGCTAACGGTTATCTattgaatcaatttttggACCCAATCTCTAACAAGAGAACTGATGAATATGGTGGATCCATTGAAAACAGAGCTCGTTTCACTTTAGAAGTTGTTGATGCTCTTGTGGATGCTATTGGTGAAGATAAGGTTGGTGTTAGATTGTCTCCATACGGTACTTTCGGTACCATGTCTGGTGGTGCTGACCCAACTTTATTAGCTCAATATGCTTACGTTTTGggtgaattggaaaagagaGCTAAGGCTGGTAAGCGTTTAGCTTTTGTTCATTTGGTGGAACCACGTGTTACCAACCCATTCTTAACTGAAGGTCAAGGTGAATACAATGACGGTACCAATGATTTCGCTTACTCCATCTGGAAGGGTGCTATCATTAGAGCCGGTAACTTGGCTTTACATCCAGAATCTGTTAAGCAAATGGTTGCTGATGACAGAACTTTGATCGGTTACGGTAGATTCTTTATTGCTAACCCAGATATTGTTGACAGATTAGAAAAGGGTCAACAATTCAACAAGTACGATAGAGATACTTTCTATGCTATGACTGCTCACGGTTACACTGATTATCCAACTTATGATGAAGCTATCAAGTTGGGTTGGGACAAGCAATAA
- the NCAS0D01210 gene encoding uncharacterized protein, which yields MLSHNIPDSPPTDNASSKLVLSQVDSEDISISEESSLTSDNCFSTPTNKRRKIIKELVLPPDHLLQFEDPEWVRIDSKGKNSVWKYFKQNKKNYSILKCNNCHKIFNCDKEKARYNSEPAESHLRNSCSNPPDHFHGNLNDEKTIKEICKKKKDGNRKLNQHLRKLTYFDIAIQMTLEFRLSLNWISSKTSRRIFSCMNLEPDNNENSRTEHLTLNKSSMCSYINTTVKDIDYFWKSEIASSAYLLEKKTFTKKYNFPFTLAERLKELGNVTFMSLVFDHWSNHKITNYLGVSLVTYDEKEGKQLPFLIKMDRSPSGKKVDINNQLAKIFNTYAGLSTITVGMSTDNATNILKVPKQLANNDLLSSHFLDHVPCLFNSANTMNSTLFDMVAKSGFGDIDSERESEIFELAAMKYQLKSDGSRSGVIKQDIFTEFLLSNDTKNISAKNEAESSDLLTFLTGDVILKKNNQLVLDIKTSRSNQELYRTLCEKHKKSYMGEPLALKIYTKTRRLSALEVLTRLYELKPVLMELNKSVELGGFLEEDDFILIEDLTEILLPFQSVCEMLSNDACTVKSTLPLLVSYKNLTDKMFVDKIKSSNTKYRHFSCFIRFKQRMDSYYEMYINMEDCLLSSYLNITFVNNPVFVQHFVPTNKDIKKREHVSRVISQKLATILVPFLNISYSSFGDREKTDTNSSFGEDFNAADYLDNLSGIQEGEGNDINEPFDEFSIKGDLQEKIKTELEQYRELALSSIEECIREFSKQHSNEDWSEFGQQVQVIVGADRIFWSKYKGYFPLLSFANRLFNSLPSTSIHAERLFSLAAQISEQRRNQLSDQVFEDLCVIRSFLLRLRLDSINITDCTLTDALSLTKKLNSKEKP from the coding sequence ATGCTGAGCCATAATATACCTGATAGTCCACCTACGGATAATGCTAGCTCAAAATTAGTTTTATCACAGGTAGATAGTGAAGATATCTCTATCTCTGAAGAATCTAGTTTGACAAGTGATAATTGCTTCTCCACCCCAACaaacaagagaagaaaaattatcaagGAACTGGTATTACCTCCTGACCATTTACTTCAGTTTGAAGATCCAGAATGGGTACGTATCGACAGCAAAGGGAAAAATAGCGTTTGGAAATACTTCAAgcaaaataagaaaaacTATTCGATTTTAAAATGTAATAATTGTCataaaatttttaattgtgATAAAGAGAAAGCAAGATATAATTCTGAGCCTGCTGAAAGTCATTTGAGAAACAGCTGTAGTAACCCACCTGATCACTTTCATGGCaatttaaatgatgaaaagacAATTAAAGAGATATgcaaaaagaaaaaagatgGGAATAGGAAACTAAATCAACATTTAAGGAAGCTTACATATTTTGATATAGCCATTCAAATGACTTTGGAATTCCGTCTCTCTCTTAACTGGATCTCATCCAAGACATCGCGAAGGATATTTTCGTGCATGAATTTAGAGCCTGATAACAatgaaaattcaagaaCAGAGCATCTAACATTGAACAAATCTAGTATGTGCAGTTATATAAATACGACGGtaaaagatattgattatttttggaaaagtGAGATAGCTTCTTCGGCCTActtattggaaaaaaagACCTTTACtaagaaatataattttcCTTTTACACTTGCTGAGAGGTTAAAAGAACTTGGAAATGTCACTTTCATGTCACTTGTCTTTGATCATTGGTCTAACCATAAGATAACCAACTACCTGGGTGTTTCACTTGTTACGTATGATGAGAAAGAAGGGAAGCAACTTCCTTTTCTCATCAAAATGGATAGATCACCTTCCGGCAAAAAAGTCGACATAAATAATCAACTCGcaaaaatctttaataCGTACGCCGGCTTGAGTACAATTACGGTAGGTATGTCAACTGACAATGCTACTAATATATTAAAGGTCCCAAAACAACTTGCAAACAATGACTTATTGTCATCCCATTTCCTTGACCATGTTCCttgtttatttaatagTGCAAATACCATGAACAGTACCCTCTTTGATATGGTTGCAAAGAGTGGTTTCGGAGACATAGATTCTGAACGTGAATCAGAAATTTTTGAGCTAGCTGcaatgaaatatcaatTAAAATCTGATGGTTCAAGGAGTGGCGTTATAAAGCAAGATATTTTTACCGAATTTCTTTTATCGAATGATactaaaaatatttctgcCAAAAATGAAGCTGAGAGTAGTGACCTCCTCACCTTCCTAACTGGCGATgtaattttgaagaaaaacaacCAGCTTGTTCTTGATATCAAAACTAGCCGCAGCAACCAAGAGCTGTACCGTACATTATGTGAAAAGCACAAGAAATCGTACATGGGAGAACCTTTAGCACTGAAAATATACACTAAAACAAGACGTTTATCAGCTCTAGAAGTTCTAACCAGGCTATATGAATTAAAGCCTGTACTGATGGAACTAAACAAAAGCGTGGAGCTTGGTGGATTCCTTGAAGAGGATGACtttattttaattgaagatttgacAGAAATTTTATTACCCTTTCAATCGGTTTGCGAAATGCTTTCTAATGATGCCTGCACCGTGAAGAGTACTCTTCCATTACTTGTTTCCTACAAGAATCTTACTGATAAAATGTTTGttgataaaattaaaagttCAAACACAAAATACAGACATTTCTCTTGCTTCATTCGTTTTAAGCAAAGGATGGATAGTTATTATGAAATGTACATTAACATGGAAGATTGCTTATTATCTTCTTATTTAAACATTACATTTGTCAACAATCCGGTTTTTGTACAGCATTTTGTTCCAACTAATAAGGATATTAAGAAAAGAGAGCATGTTTCCCGTGTGATATCGCAAAAATTGGCTACTATATTAGTACcgtttttgaatatatccTATAGTTCGTTTGGAGATAGAGAAAAAACAGATACTAATTCCAGCTTTGGAGAGGACTTTAATGCCGCCGACTATTTGGATAACTTATCTGGGATACAAGAAGGAGAAGGTAATGACATAAATGAACCGTTTGACGAATTTAGTATCAAGGGTGACTtgcaagaaaaaattaagacCGAACTTGAACAATACCGTGAACTTGCTTTGAGCTCGATTGAAGAATGTATTCGTGAATTCTCAAAACAACATTCAAATGAAGATTGGTCTGAGTTTGGTCAACAAGTTCAGGTAATTGTGGGGGCTGATAGGATATTTTGGTCGAAATATAAAGGTTACTTCCCACTTTTATCTTTTGCTAACCGGTTATTCAACAGTTTACCATCTACGTCAATTCATGCAGAAAGGTTGTTTAGTTTAGCAGCACAGATATCTGAGCAACGAAGAAATCAACTTTCTGATCAGGTGTTTGAGGATCTTTGCGTTATAAGATCATTCTTATTACGCCTACGATTGGATTCAATCAACATTACAGATTGCACTTTAACTGATGCGTTAAGCCTGACAAAGAAACTCAACTCCAAAGAAAAACCATGA
- the NCAS0D01230 gene encoding GSK family serine/threonine-protein kinase (ancestral locus Anc_2.391) — protein MTTLISALSGIFNHPHPRTASIDGSSSLTEKTTRIRTNSDFSSKSIVPPAQKKTKQGQTEGLDNRAPNNNAQYINNIISEVTQKLGSIEEANENIDMIQPHNKVSRTSSNEKITGGGGANQKKAVSVKVQKIIANSTTVPNVFVKRVQYGNNRGRDANGLPYKDIAYKTLEIQGSGSFGLVLKAKTLHNGEIVALKKIIQNKKFKNRELHMLRLLDHPNIISLKYFFVEPIDNDESYLNLIFEFVPLSLYQRIRQVATTTSSVQPSHKLEFKCYMWQIFKALDYLHNEVNICHRDIKPQNILIDPMDWSLKICDFGSAKRLNPHDKNVSFICSRFYRAPELILGAIQYTNSIDLWSTGCVFAELLLLKPFFAGKSDTDQIVEIIRILGTPTLKDIISMNENYKDYRFPRIHGISWSRLFSDKVEKSAIDLLDKILRYDPTERIDSSKCLIHPYFDDLKCLSNRISNEEKCIVEKLNLFPIIT, from the coding sequence ATGACAACGCTCATCTCCGCACTCTCGGGCATATTCAACCATCCACATCCAAGGACAGCCTCAATTGACGGTTCCTCCTCTCTCACGGAAAAGACAACGAGAATAAGGACAAATTCTGACTTTTCCTCCAAGTCAATTGTCCCACCTGCACAGAAGAAGACTAAACAAGGGCAGACTGAAGGATTGGATAATAGGGCAcccaataataatgcacaatacattaataatattatctCGGAAGTGACACAGAAATTGGGTTCCATTGAAGAGgcaaatgaaaatatcGACATGATACAACCACACAATAAAGTATCGAGAACCTCCTCAAATGAGAAGATAactggtggtggtggtgctAACCAGAAAAAGGCCGTTTCTGTAAAAGTACAAAAGATTATAGCTAATAGTACAACGGTTCCAAACGTATTTGTTAAGAGAGTTCAATACGGGAATAATAGAGGAAGGGATGCAAATGGACTGCCCTATAAGGATATAGCATACAAGACTTTAGAAATTCAAGGTTCAGGTTCATTTGGACTCGTGCTGAAAGCCAAAACATTACATAATGGAGAAATTGTGGCCCTGAAAAagataattcaaaataaaaagtttAAAAATAGAGAATTGCACATGTTGAGATTATTAGatcatccaaatataataagtttgaaatatttctttgtgGAACccattgataatgatgagagctatttgaatttgatttttgaatttgtgCCATTATCATTGTATCAAAGGATACGCCAAGTAGCCACGACTACTTCATCCGTGCAACCTTCTCACAAATTAGAATTCAAATGTTACATGTGGCAGATATTCAAGGCATTAGATTATCTTCATAATGAGGTAAACATATGTCATCGAGATATCAAACcacaaaatattcttataGATCCCATGGATTGGTCATTAAAGATTTGTGATTTTGGTTCTGCTAAGAGATTGAACCCTCATGATAAGAACGTTTCATTCATTTGTTCCAGATTTTATAGAGCTCCTGAATTAATATTGGGGGCCATACAATATACAAATTCTATTGACCTTTGGTCAACTGGTTGTGTCTTTgctgaattattattgttaaaaCCTTTCTTTGCAGGGAAGAGTGATACTGATCAAATTGTGGAAATTATAAGAATTTTGGGAACCCCAACtttgaaagatataatCTCCATGAATGAAAATTATAAAGATTATAGATTTCCTAGAATTCATGGAATTTCATGGTCCAGGTTATTCAGTGATAAAGTGGAAAAATCAGCAATAGATTTACTTGATAAGATATTAAGATATGACCCCActgaaagaattgattcttcaaaatGCCTAATTCATCCTTATTTTGACGATTTGAAATGTTTATCCAATAGAATATCTAATGAGGAGAAATGtattgttgaaaaattaaacctttttccaataattaCTTAG